From Methanocella paludicola SANAE, a single genomic window includes:
- a CDS encoding GTP-binding protein, translated as MFENVARKVDSGNRVKVVAFGSYHSGKTSFIRCVNPDTLSTEVKSGSGTTTVAFDLAIKEHNGYRIYLFGTPGQDRFDVAREVVAFGLHAAIIVVDSTRGMTEFEKGILGELHANRVPCIVLANKQDLPGASLDRITRDAGGVCEVLPISSRTGQGVGLVLDRLVDLVRAG; from the coding sequence ATGTTCGAGAACGTCGCCAGGAAAGTCGACAGCGGCAACCGCGTCAAGGTCGTCGCCTTCGGCTCGTACCATTCGGGCAAGACGTCGTTCATCCGCTGCGTCAACCCCGACACCCTTTCCACCGAGGTAAAGAGCGGCAGCGGCACGACTACTGTAGCCTTCGACCTGGCCATCAAGGAGCACAACGGCTATCGGATCTACCTGTTCGGTACCCCGGGCCAGGACCGGTTCGACGTGGCCAGGGAGGTCGTCGCCTTCGGCCTGCACGCCGCGATAATAGTCGTCGACTCCACCCGGGGGATGACCGAGTTCGAGAAGGGCATCCTGGGCGAGCTTCACGCTAACCGGGTGCCGTGCATCGTCCTGGCGAACAAGCAGGACCTGCCGGGCGCGTCCCTGGACAGGATAACGAGGGACGCGGGCGGCGTATGCGAGGTGCTCCCCATATCTTCCCGTACCGGGCAAGGGGTCGGCCTCGTGCTTGACCGGCTGGTGGACCTCGTCAGGGCCGGCTAG
- a CDS encoding site-2 protease family protein produces the protein MGYSAGIGTSELIDLLLSFVVLTVAFAMVGGGLGSLSAERIAIVAVAVGTGFLLHELAHKFVAQRYGYWAEYKASMFGLILTFIMALTIGIVFAAPGAVMIRKPAHSSRSMYDLQANYEGDDAYWDSLERKTGSEDLWISLAGPVTNIVLTMFFFALLMSGMLTSSLFIAMAWTAFQVNLMLAAFNLIPIDPLDGGKIFRGNALVWVIVGVPTILAALAILFLGVRII, from the coding sequence ATGGGCTATTCCGCCGGTATCGGGACCTCCGAGCTGATCGACTTACTATTATCGTTCGTAGTGCTCACTGTCGCCTTTGCGATGGTCGGCGGCGGCCTGGGATCATTGAGCGCGGAGCGGATCGCCATCGTCGCCGTGGCGGTGGGCACCGGGTTCCTGCTCCACGAGCTCGCCCACAAGTTCGTCGCCCAGCGGTACGGCTACTGGGCGGAGTACAAGGCGAGCATGTTCGGGCTCATCCTGACGTTCATCATGGCCCTGACCATCGGCATCGTGTTCGCCGCGCCCGGCGCGGTCATGATCCGGAAGCCTGCCCACTCGTCCCGCTCGATGTACGACCTCCAGGCCAATTACGAGGGCGACGACGCCTACTGGGACAGCCTGGAGCGGAAGACTGGCAGCGAGGACCTCTGGATATCGCTCGCCGGCCCGGTGACCAATATCGTGCTGACGATGTTCTTCTTCGCCCTGCTCATGAGCGGCATGCTCACGTCCTCGCTCTTCATCGCCATGGCCTGGACGGCTTTCCAGGTGAACCTGATGCTCGCGGCCTTTAACCTGATACCCATCGACCCGCTCGACGGCGGCAAGATCTTCCGGGGCAACGCGCTTGTATGGGTGATCGTCGGGGTGCCCACCATACTGGCCGCCCTCGCGATCCTGTTCCTGGGCGTCAGGATCATCTAA
- the tatC gene encoding twin-arginine translocase subunit TatC, whose amino-acid sequence MPETSLPPHDREMPLSEHLRELRDRVVIVLAVTLALMAVAFPFSSSLVDIVLGHVVPASATLTVYEPLELLKVRIIVSFLAAVTIGFPLLVYEAFRFAAPGLYQHEKRFVYAVFPFSLLLFVAGSALAYFVTMPLFFDLLFNYEGSLASPELSIGQTFTIVTNFMLGFGVVFQVPLIILLAIRMGLVKRKALVDSRLVVYGLLVGFAVFISPDPTMLSQLIVGVVLILLFELSLLLARFI is encoded by the coding sequence ATGCCCGAAACATCGCTCCCGCCCCACGACCGGGAGATGCCCCTGTCCGAGCACCTCCGGGAGCTGCGGGACCGCGTGGTCATCGTCCTCGCCGTCACGCTCGCGCTCATGGCCGTGGCCTTTCCATTCTCTTCCTCGCTAGTCGACATCGTCCTCGGGCACGTCGTGCCGGCCTCGGCAACGCTCACCGTCTACGAGCCCCTGGAGCTCCTCAAGGTGCGGATCATCGTGTCGTTCCTCGCGGCGGTCACCATCGGGTTCCCGCTCCTCGTCTACGAGGCCTTCCGCTTTGCGGCGCCGGGCCTGTACCAGCATGAAAAGCGGTTCGTCTATGCCGTCTTCCCGTTCTCCCTGCTCCTCTTCGTTGCCGGATCGGCGCTGGCATACTTTGTCACTATGCCTCTTTTCTTCGACCTTTTGTTCAATTATGAGGGCTCGCTCGCCTCGCCCGAGCTGTCGATAGGGCAAACGTTCACCATCGTAACGAACTTCATGCTGGGCTTCGGGGTCGTGTTCCAGGTCCCCCTCATTATTCTCCTGGCCATCAGGATGGGCCTGGTAAAAAGGAAGGCGCTCGTGGACAGCCGGCTCGTCGTGTACGGGCTCCTCGTGGGCTTCGCCGTGTTCATCTCCCCGGACCCCACGATGCTCTCGCAACTCATCGTGGGCGTGGTCCTGATACTATTATTCGAGCTGAGCCTGCTCCTTGCACGGTTCATTTAA
- a CDS encoding DUF7285 family protein, translating into MCSFTRDERGVTEPYTDLPALGIVAVGLIVFFYLVLSAYSSYASSAYYASVKGDLRSVARAVAADPGLTYAPYTFDARKLDNASLSSADYGYQAVRMTVDAPGRHWAWGHQSSGRSAGCMLPVSVRLNDARCIAGTLKVTMWER; encoded by the coding sequence ATGTGCTCGTTTACGCGGGATGAGCGGGGCGTGACGGAGCCCTACACGGACCTTCCGGCGCTGGGCATCGTGGCCGTGGGGCTCATCGTGTTCTTTTATCTCGTGCTCTCGGCGTACTCGTCGTACGCCTCCTCCGCCTATTACGCCTCGGTGAAGGGCGACCTGAGGAGCGTCGCCCGCGCCGTCGCCGCCGACCCCGGGCTCACGTACGCCCCTTATACGTTCGATGCCCGGAAGCTGGACAACGCGTCATTAAGCAGTGCAGATTACGGGTACCAGGCCGTCCGGATGACGGTCGATGCCCCGGGGCGCCACTGGGCATGGGGCCATCAATCGAGCGGAAGGTCGGCAGGCTGTATGCTCCCCGTCTCGGTCAGGCTGAACGACGCCAGGTGCATCGCAGGCACTCTCAAGGTCACCATGTGGGAGCGATAG
- a CDS encoding DUF7284 family protein has product MDDGYSTIIDAIMFLAMVSACAIILSPAIAGGESRRAVADSSLRALASSCLASVETGRVDYFEYRILGDRVDAVAESCGIDPGAWLYRDVTKAVLGRGNRHKSAMEMAAEAAACQFTVRMGGDTLTLNPLTAEYRSGVERAVDGQARERLDGRYAYNFTLRWVPFAGVPFEGSVECGKPVPVGAASASTLVTMPYQAGVTGSRIEEAISPELSGIENATREYRAGGRDDVYREQLSAYLSSSLKKSSSLMVEEVLGNTLYRVVPASDVGNPLAMLASFSDNDTVSAGPVLLNASDDLEDVLCDMIVQYSSEPLDGLADKIIEGVDDGSIEPGDERDIIVNWLCTRYNPSAARATLSVWVTADA; this is encoded by the coding sequence ATGGATGACGGGTACTCCACCATCATCGACGCCATCATGTTCCTGGCCATGGTGTCCGCCTGCGCGATCATCCTGTCCCCGGCCATCGCCGGAGGCGAGAGCCGGCGGGCCGTGGCAGACTCGAGCCTCCGGGCCCTGGCGTCATCGTGCCTGGCATCGGTGGAGACCGGCCGCGTTGACTACTTCGAGTACCGCATCCTGGGCGACCGCGTGGATGCCGTCGCGGAGAGCTGCGGCATCGACCCCGGCGCCTGGCTCTACAGGGACGTGACGAAGGCCGTGCTGGGCCGGGGAAACCGCCACAAGTCCGCCATGGAGATGGCCGCAGAGGCCGCCGCGTGCCAGTTCACGGTCCGCATGGGAGGGGACACGCTCACGCTCAACCCGCTCACTGCCGAGTACCGCAGCGGCGTAGAGCGGGCCGTGGACGGGCAGGCCAGGGAAAGGCTCGACGGGCGTTATGCGTATAATTTTACCCTGCGCTGGGTCCCTTTCGCCGGAGTGCCCTTCGAGGGCTCCGTGGAGTGCGGCAAGCCCGTCCCCGTCGGCGCTGCCTCCGCCTCCACCCTGGTCACCATGCCGTATCAGGCCGGCGTCACCGGGAGCCGCATCGAGGAGGCCATATCCCCGGAGCTCTCGGGCATCGAGAACGCCACCCGCGAGTACAGGGCCGGGGGCCGGGACGATGTTTACAGGGAGCAGCTGAGCGCATATCTTAGTAGCTCATTGAAGAAGTCCAGCAGTCTCATGGTCGAAGAGGTACTGGGGAACACGCTGTACCGGGTAGTGCCGGCGAGCGACGTGGGGAACCCCCTGGCCATGCTCGCCTCCTTCTCGGACAACGACACCGTATCCGCCGGCCCGGTACTGCTGAACGCGAGCGATGACCTGGAGGACGTCTTATGCGACATGATCGTGCAGTACAGCTCGGAGCCCCTGGACGGCCTGGCCGATAAGATCATCGAGGGCGTCGATGACGGCTCGATAGAGCCCGGAGATGAGAGGGATATCATAGTAAACTGGCTTTGCACGAGATACAATCCATCGGCGGCACGGGCCACGCTGAGCGTATGGGTGACCGCCGATGCTTAA
- a CDS encoding DUF7286 family protein, which produces MLKDDGARVPFAVIGVLLIFVSTAASAYLMSMQSLGVTNAVEDEREAELNDALACAKADIDSALNYACIYAEEDIGERPIVNSTMDPGEANLLRLERMAARNLTQYLDANYQGSFVYGDYRIDASMCGNVSVEPLYMNLSRVVYHPVLQCQVRYPAYYVASTPIRLHITRPGSTLDHAEEYEARTLVTSRYPLLESLTEEYEARLNGTVMLADATAASFAYTWARGYCQYYSGEPANIVDNDDLALIANAASLLEQGCEYNSVDPVSLASLVKHTYDNTRSTEDVLEDNDLSYINQYNFSNTSKKPLPRDEVPDEYSFNGDEIVDKALRKAIADPVSRYDVEKAYGCRMYVTVQRRAVSERYNDTGSICRESYPLASNENGTGPFFREVWKAWENDTCGRGWTEAVTIDYVMEDCSLLHAYNDVRTPHKEASYASGGRAYVDSNLVKAVDGYHGVVPVQDVLFDRAGYPSGSSGPTVEIACEHNEWVENASVSELRALAPGIKKGISVTLKASDYGSYDEMMAGAYGRMQDQFRRNYTAYLSEGDYRNDGIFRGCGAKYVFYKRVAFLDDIGNALDASANASEEVNKKIDKQLKDYSRDMNSSTLKDNARSSKSFLDDTKMFIPFGLNMTLAGGEGKYDPYKWEENVSLAIDQRPNYLYVDNYTDPETGYTVRPLKVRNVCAFALPTDVVDTGEATGAVLDGIDAVAGAAGRLANDTITAETSELVDNVSAEAKQAIKDEINDALVHDQDLQGQVTREDVNSSVESAFNDRTPGQAVRDMRNGTLQREIAGDLAGKAKARAESELAKRSDEYVDAYGDYIAGKAEEAILGAEERAVSYVISTLSDSVKGVFKDFMAEAADKTGDAAISAALKRIPMGLPLLPPWGWWATMNLWYIEIYGEIPYLAVYDTDSEPIPDPVLGQRATVYVRRPMLDIREGEIMGSNEPVRFHIRTCTFIVVPPGPQGIGDKLGGWDEKSPGFDEVPA; this is translated from the coding sequence ATGCTTAAGGACGACGGCGCCAGGGTACCGTTCGCCGTCATCGGCGTGCTCCTGATCTTCGTATCCACTGCGGCGTCGGCGTACCTGATGTCCATGCAGTCGCTGGGGGTCACGAACGCCGTCGAGGACGAGAGGGAGGCCGAGCTCAACGACGCGCTGGCCTGCGCGAAGGCCGACATCGACAGCGCCCTCAACTACGCCTGCATATACGCGGAGGAGGACATCGGAGAGCGGCCTATCGTCAACTCCACGATGGACCCCGGCGAGGCAAACCTGCTCCGGCTCGAGCGCATGGCGGCCCGGAACCTGACGCAGTACCTCGATGCCAACTATCAGGGCAGCTTCGTCTACGGCGACTACCGGATCGACGCCTCGATGTGCGGCAACGTCAGCGTCGAGCCCCTCTACATGAACCTGAGCCGCGTCGTATACCACCCCGTGCTCCAGTGCCAGGTCCGCTACCCGGCATATTACGTGGCCTCGACGCCCATACGCCTTCACATCACCCGCCCGGGCAGCACGCTCGACCATGCCGAGGAATACGAGGCCAGGACGCTGGTCACCTCGCGGTACCCGCTCCTGGAGAGCCTCACGGAGGAATATGAGGCGCGCCTGAACGGCACGGTTATGCTAGCCGACGCGACGGCGGCCTCGTTCGCGTACACCTGGGCCAGGGGGTACTGCCAGTACTACTCGGGCGAGCCCGCGAACATCGTGGACAACGACGACCTCGCGCTCATCGCCAACGCCGCGTCGCTCCTGGAGCAGGGGTGCGAATACAACTCGGTGGACCCGGTGAGCCTGGCGTCCCTGGTAAAGCACACGTACGACAACACGCGCTCCACGGAGGACGTGCTCGAGGATAACGACCTCTCGTACATCAACCAGTACAACTTCAGCAATACCTCTAAAAAGCCCCTGCCAAGGGATGAGGTGCCCGACGAGTACTCTTTTAACGGGGACGAGATCGTGGATAAAGCGCTCAGGAAAGCCATCGCCGACCCGGTGAGCCGCTACGACGTGGAGAAGGCCTACGGGTGCCGCATGTACGTCACGGTCCAGAGGAGGGCCGTGTCCGAGCGGTATAACGACACGGGAAGCATCTGCCGGGAATCGTATCCCCTTGCCTCGAACGAGAACGGCACAGGCCCCTTCTTCCGCGAGGTGTGGAAGGCCTGGGAGAACGATACGTGTGGCAGAGGATGGACCGAGGCCGTCACCATCGACTACGTCATGGAGGACTGCTCGCTCCTCCACGCGTATAACGACGTGCGGACGCCCCATAAAGAGGCCTCGTACGCGTCCGGGGGCAGGGCTTACGTCGACTCGAACCTCGTGAAGGCGGTGGACGGGTACCACGGCGTCGTTCCCGTCCAGGACGTCCTGTTCGACAGGGCAGGGTACCCGTCGGGCAGCTCAGGGCCGACGGTCGAGATAGCGTGCGAGCACAATGAGTGGGTGGAGAACGCCTCAGTGTCGGAGCTGAGAGCGCTGGCGCCCGGGATAAAAAAGGGCATATCAGTAACGCTCAAGGCCTCCGATTATGGCTCATATGACGAGATGATGGCCGGGGCATACGGAAGGATGCAGGACCAGTTCAGGCGTAACTATACCGCCTACCTGTCGGAGGGCGATTACCGGAATGATGGCATATTCAGGGGCTGCGGAGCGAAGTACGTCTTCTACAAGCGGGTGGCGTTCCTGGACGACATCGGGAACGCGCTGGACGCCTCGGCGAACGCCTCAGAAGAGGTAAATAAAAAGATCGACAAACAGCTAAAAGACTACTCCCGCGACATGAACTCGTCCACGCTGAAGGACAACGCCCGCAGCTCAAAAAGCTTCCTGGACGACACGAAGATGTTCATACCGTTCGGGCTTAACATGACCCTCGCCGGAGGCGAGGGCAAGTACGACCCGTACAAGTGGGAGGAGAACGTGTCCCTGGCCATCGACCAGCGCCCGAACTACCTGTACGTTGATAATTATACGGACCCCGAGACCGGCTATACGGTGAGGCCGCTCAAGGTCAGGAACGTGTGCGCATTCGCCCTACCCACGGACGTGGTCGATACGGGGGAGGCGACGGGGGCGGTGCTCGACGGCATCGACGCGGTGGCGGGAGCGGCCGGAAGGCTGGCCAACGATACCATCACGGCCGAAACGTCGGAGCTCGTGGACAACGTCTCGGCTGAGGCGAAGCAGGCGATCAAGGACGAGATCAACGACGCCCTTGTACACGACCAGGACCTGCAGGGCCAGGTCACCAGGGAAGACGTGAACAGCTCTGTCGAAAGCGCGTTCAATGACCGCACGCCGGGGCAGGCCGTCAGGGACATGAGGAACGGCACCCTGCAGAGGGAGATCGCCGGGGACCTCGCGGGGAAAGCGAAGGCCCGTGCCGAGAGCGAGCTGGCGAAGAGGTCCGACGAGTACGTGGACGCGTACGGCGACTATATCGCCGGCAAGGCCGAGGAGGCCATCCTGGGGGCCGAGGAGCGCGCCGTCTCGTACGTTATAAGCACGCTAAGCGACAGCGTAAAAGGCGTTTTTAAGGACTTCATGGCCGAGGCGGCGGACAAGACAGGGGACGCTGCGATAAGCGCAGCGCTCAAGCGCATCCCTATGGGCCTGCCCCTGCTGCCTCCGTGGGGATGGTGGGCGACCATGAACCTCTGGTATATCGAGATCTACGGGGAGATACCGTACCTGGCCGTCTACGACACTGATAGCGAGCCCATCCCGGACCCAGTCCTGGGACAGAGGGCCACCGTGTACGTGCGCCGCCCGATGCTCGACATCAGGGAGGGGGAAATAATGGGGAGCAACGAGCCCGTTCGCTTCCACATCCGGACCTGCACCTTCATCGTGGTCCCGCCCGGGCCCCAGGGTATCGGCGATAAGCTGGGCGGCTGGGACGAGAAGAGCCCTGGCTTCGACGAGGTGCCCGCATGA